One segment of Brassica napus cultivar Da-Ae chromosome C3, Da-Ae, whole genome shotgun sequence DNA contains the following:
- the LOC106360916 gene encoding protein ASPARTIC PROTEASE IN GUARD CELL 1: MALARFFSLLSVITLSLFLFASNASSRSLSTPHKTTVLNVASSLQQTQHILSIDPTRSSLTTTTRPEFESKSIPFFPNSSSPLTLELHSRDTLLAPHHKDYKSLVLSRLERDSSRVAAIAAKVRFSVEGVNRSDLKPVYNDETMYNPEELTTPVVSGASQGSGEYFSRIGVGTPAKEMYMVLDTGSDVNWLQCKPCSDCYEQSDPVFDPAESSTYKPLTCAAPQCASLEVSTCRSNKCLYQVSYGDGSFTVGEYATDTVTFGDSGKVNDVALGCGHDNEGLFMGAAGLLGLGGGALSMTNQINATSFSYCLVDRDSGNSSSLDFNSVQIGDGDATAPLLLNKKIDTFYYVGLSGFSVGGEKVEIPSSVFEVDAAGAGGVILDCGTAVTRLQTEAYNALRDAFVKLAKDFKNATSSISLFDTCYDFSSMSSVNVPTVAFHFTGGKSIDLPAKNYLIPIDDAGTFCFAFAPTSSELSIIGNVQQQGTRITYNLENNLIGLSANKC; encoded by the coding sequence ATGGCTCTCGCCAGAttcttctctctcctctccgtcATCACTCTCTCTCTATTCCTCTTCGCGTCCAATGCTTCCTCTCGCTCTCTATCAACTCCACATAAAACGACCGTACTCAACGTCGCCTCATCTCTCCAGCAAACACAACATATCCTCTCCATCGACCCGACCCGTTCCTCACTCACCACAACCACCAGACCCGAGTTCGAATCCAAATCCATCCCCTTTTTTCCCAACTCATCTTCTCCACTCACTCTAGAGCTTCACTCCCGAGACACTCTCCTCGCACCACACCACAAAGACTACAAAAGCCTAGTACTGAGCCGACTCGAGCGAGACTCATCCCGAGTCGCCGCAATCGCCGCGAAAGTCAGATTCTCCGTCGAGGGCGTCAACAGATCCGATCTCAAACCCGTTTACAACGACGAGACCATGTACAACCCCGAGGAGCTGACGACGCCCGTCGTCTCCGGAGCTAGCCAAGGAAGCGGCGAGTATTTCTCGAGAATTGGCGTTGGAACTCCAGCGAAGGAGATGTACATGGTGCTCGACACCGGAAGCGACGTGAACTGGCTCCAGTGCAAGCCTTGCTCCGACTGCTACGAACAATCTGACCCAGTTTTCGACCCGGCTGAGTCTTCAACGTACAAGCCGCTAACGTGCGCAGCTCCACAGTGCGCGTCTCTAGAAGTCTCCACGTGTCGCTCGAACAAGTGTCTTTACCAAGTTAGTTACGGAGACGGGTCTTTCACCGTTGGAGAGTACGCGACCGATACGGTGACGTTTGGCGACTCGGGTAAAGTAAACGACGTCGCTTTGGGGTGTGGTCACGATAACGAGGGTCTCTTCATGGGAGCAGCCGGTTTACTCGGTTTAGGAGGTGGAGCTTTGTCGATGACTAATCAAATCAACGCGACGTCGTTTTCTTACTGCCTCGTGGATCGCGACTCGGGGAACTCGTCGAGCCTCGATTTCAACTCGGTCCAAATCGGCGACGGAGACGCGACGGCGCCGCTTCTCCTAAACAAAAAGATCGACACTTTCTACTACGTGGGACTCAGCGGATTCAGCGTCGGCGGAGAGAAAGTCGAGATCCCTTCGTCGGTGTTCGAGGTCGACGCCGCGGGAGCCGGAGGAGTGATCTTGGACTGCGGAACCGCCGTGACTCGTCTCCAGACGGAGGCCTATAACGCGCTCCGCGACGCGTTTGTCAAACTCGCGAAGGATTTCAAGAACGCGACGTCGAGCATCTCTCTGTTCGACACTTGCTATGACTTCTCGTCTATGTCCTCCGTGAATGTCCCGACGGTGGCGTTTCATTTCACCGGCGGTAAGTCGATCGATTTGCCGGCGAAGAATTACTTGATACCTATTGATGACGCGGGAACGTTCTGCTTCGCTTTTGCTCCGACGTCGTCTGAGTTGTCGATCATAGGGAACGTGCAGCAGCAAGGGACACGTATCACTTACAATCTGGAGAATAATCTTATCGGGTTGTCAGCGAATAAATGCTAA